A section of the Devosia rhizoryzae genome encodes:
- a CDS encoding DUF1223 domain-containing protein, whose translation MFSRPVFALIAGASALLHPASAGAETLRGEPKAVVELFTSQGCSSCPPADAMLTSLAGRDDVVALAYHVDYWDYIGWQDTFAAPAFSDRQRGYAKSWGSSSIFTPQMVINGEEGVVGSRRDEVQDAVASAQLPLALTMEKHGDMLKIGIPADAGLGDAGIWLVRYLDRAKVDIDSGENAGKAMVYTQVVTDRQMLGMWEAKTGAQIKLPLAELRGQDNGGFALLVQQERNGMPGPILGAAVYEF comes from the coding sequence ATGTTTAGCCGCCCCGTTTTTGCCTTAATCGCTGGCGCTTCCGCGCTTCTGCATCCTGCCTCAGCCGGGGCGGAAACGCTTCGGGGCGAGCCCAAGGCCGTGGTCGAGCTTTTTACAAGCCAGGGCTGTTCTTCCTGCCCGCCGGCGGACGCGATGCTGACCAGCCTTGCCGGTCGCGACGATGTGGTGGCCCTGGCCTATCATGTCGACTACTGGGACTATATCGGCTGGCAAGACACCTTTGCCGCCCCCGCCTTTTCCGATCGCCAGCGCGGCTATGCCAAGAGCTGGGGGTCCTCCAGCATCTTTACCCCGCAAATGGTGATCAATGGCGAGGAGGGCGTCGTCGGCTCACGCCGCGACGAAGTACAGGACGCCGTTGCCTCGGCGCAGCTGCCGCTGGCGCTGACCATGGAAAAGCACGGTGACATGCTCAAGATCGGCATTCCCGCCGATGCCGGGCTGGGCGATGCCGGGATCTGGCTGGTCCGCTACCTCGATCGCGCCAAGGTCGATATCGACAGCGGCGAGAATGCGGGCAAGGCCATGGTCTATACGCAGGTGGTCACCGACCGGCAGATGCTGGGCATGTGGGAGGCCAAGACTGGCGCCCAGATCAAGCTGCCGCTTGCCGAGCTTCGCGGCCAGGACAATGGCGGCTTCGCCCTCCTCGTGCAGCAGGAACGCAACGGCATGCCGGGTCCGATCCTGGGTGCTGCCGTCTACGAGTTCTAG
- a CDS encoding invasion associated locus B family protein, producing MTTKTTGLLFGLAVASVMALAPAAQAQQATELGTFNAWSAYTATDQSGQLCFIIGEPQSSEPSGANRDPIKFLIVHRKGMGSKNEVQTQIGYPYNSSDAKASVAIDGKSYTMAARDSTAWLASNADEPGFVQAFKGGSQMVVRGTSQRGTNTVDTYSLSGATAAVNAIDAACK from the coding sequence ATGACGACGAAAACCACCGGCCTCCTTTTCGGGCTTGCGGTCGCTTCAGTCATGGCTCTGGCGCCCGCCGCCCAAGCGCAGCAGGCGACCGAGCTTGGCACCTTCAATGCCTGGTCGGCTTATACCGCGACTGATCAGAGCGGGCAGCTTTGCTTCATCATCGGCGAGCCGCAGTCGAGCGAACCCTCCGGCGCCAATCGCGACCCGATCAAGTTCCTGATCGTCCATCGCAAGGGCATGGGCTCCAAGAACGAAGTCCAGACCCAGATCGGCTACCCCTATAACAGTTCTGACGCCAAGGCTTCGGTCGCCATCGACGGCAAGAGCTACACAATGGCTGCGCGCGACTCGACCGCCTGGCTGGCTTCCAATGCCGACGAGCCCGGCTTCGTCCAAGCCTTCAAGGGCGGATCGCAGATGGTGGTGCGCGGCACCTCGCAGCGCGGAACCAATACGGTGGATACCTATTCCCTGTCCGGTGCCACAGCCGCAGTCAACGCCATCGACGCGGCCTGCAAGTAA
- a CDS encoding Bax inhibitor-1/YccA family protein yields MAEYDRQTLGARAGSALAIDEGLRSYMLRVYNYMGVGLVVTGLVAYFTSQWALSSQANAELLYGSPLAWVIMLAPLGFVLVLSFGINKLSVPAAQAVFWAFAAVMGLSLSSIFLVYTGASIAKVFFITAATFGAMSLYGYTTKRDLTGMGNFLMMGLIGIIIASIVNIFMGSTMLDFAISVLGVLIFTGLTAYDTQKIKESYSEHYGADVMAKNAIMGALSLYLDFINLFMMLLRLFGNRE; encoded by the coding sequence ATGGCTGAATATGACCGTCAGACCCTCGGTGCGCGGGCCGGCTCGGCCTTGGCCATCGACGAGGGCCTTCGCAGCTATATGCTGCGCGTTTACAACTACATGGGCGTCGGCCTCGTTGTCACGGGCCTTGTCGCCTATTTCACTAGCCAGTGGGCTCTGTCGAGCCAGGCCAATGCCGAACTGCTTTATGGCAGCCCGCTCGCCTGGGTGATCATGCTGGCTCCGCTGGGCTTTGTCCTGGTGCTGAGCTTTGGCATCAACAAGCTTTCCGTGCCTGCCGCGCAAGCCGTATTCTGGGCCTTCGCGGCCGTCATGGGCCTGTCGCTGAGCTCGATCTTCCTCGTTTATACCGGCGCTTCCATCGCCAAGGTGTTCTTCATCACGGCCGCAACGTTCGGCGCGATGAGCCTTTACGGCTACACCACCAAGCGTGACCTCACCGGCATGGGCAACTTCCTGATGATGGGCCTCATCGGCATCATCATCGCCTCGATCGTGAACATCTTCATGGGCTCGACCATGCTCGATTTCGCGATCTCGGTACTGGGCGTGCTGATCTTCACCGGTCTGACCGCCTATGACACCCAGAAGATCAAGGAAAGCTATTCGGAGCACTATGGCGCCGACGTCATGGCCAAGAACGCCATCATGGGCGCTCTGAGCCTCTACCTCGACTTCATCAACCTCTTCATGATGCTGCTCCGCCTCTTCGGCAACCGCGAGTAA
- a CDS encoding restriction endonuclease — MAAAEAAAARRAPDICPLCERPIPPDAKSSRHHLTPRLKGGTHKGTVRLHQICHSAIHARFSETELAKRLADVESLRSDPELAEFIAWVKTKPPGFHAPTRMTKGRRTARKDRT; from the coding sequence ATCGCCGCCGCAGAAGCGGCAGCAGCCCGCCGCGCGCCCGATATCTGCCCGCTCTGCGAACGTCCGATCCCGCCTGATGCGAAATCCAGCCGACATCACCTGACGCCGCGCCTCAAGGGTGGGACGCACAAGGGCACGGTGCGCCTCCACCAGATCTGCCACAGCGCCATCCATGCCCGGTTCTCGGAAACCGAACTGGCCAAACGCCTGGCCGATGTCGAAAGCCTGCGCAGCGATCCCGAACTTGCCGAATTCATCGCCTGGGTCAAAACCAAGCCACCCGGATTTCACGCTCCCACGCGGATGACCAAGGGTCGGCGTACGGCGCGCAAGGATCGGACTTAG
- a CDS encoding argininosuccinate synthase — protein MANDIKKIVLAYSGGLDTSIMLKWLQEHYQAEIVTFTADLGQGEELDPARKKAEMFGIKDIRIVDLREEFVRDFVFPMFRANALYEGQYLLGTSIARPVIARHLVEIARETGADAIAHGATGKGNDQVRFELTANALMPGLKVIAPWREWDLRSRTQLLTYAEQNQIPIAKDKRGEAPFSVDANLLHTSSEGMVLEDPAVPFPDYVAQRTTDPEKAPDQAEIITISFEKGDPVAIDGEQLSPAALLTKLNELGGKHGVGRLDLVENRFVGMKSRGLYETPGGTILLAAHRGIESITLDRGEAHLKDELMPKYAELIYNGFWYSPEREMLQALIDKSQTYVSGEVQVKLYKGSANVISRSSPHSLYNMDLVTFEEGAVAYDHHDAEGFIRLNGLRLKTWAARNAKAQG, from the coding sequence ATGGCGAATGACATCAAGAAGATCGTGCTGGCCTATTCGGGCGGGCTCGACACCTCCATCATGCTGAAATGGCTGCAGGAGCACTACCAGGCCGAGATCGTGACCTTCACGGCCGACCTCGGGCAGGGTGAAGAGCTCGATCCCGCACGCAAGAAGGCGGAGATGTTCGGCATCAAGGACATCCGCATCGTCGACTTGCGCGAAGAATTCGTGCGCGATTTCGTGTTCCCGATGTTCCGCGCCAATGCGCTTTACGAAGGCCAGTACCTTCTCGGCACCTCCATTGCCCGCCCCGTGATCGCGCGCCATCTGGTCGAGATTGCCCGCGAAACCGGCGCCGATGCCATCGCCCATGGCGCCACCGGCAAGGGCAATGACCAGGTTCGCTTTGAGCTCACCGCCAATGCGCTGATGCCTGGCCTCAAGGTCATCGCCCCGTGGCGCGAATGGGACCTCCGCTCGCGCACCCAGCTCCTTACCTATGCCGAGCAGAACCAGATCCCGATCGCCAAGGACAAGCGTGGCGAAGCCCCGTTCTCGGTCGACGCCAATCTGCTGCACACGTCTTCCGAAGGCATGGTGCTGGAAGACCCGGCCGTGCCCTTCCCGGACTATGTCGCCCAGCGCACGACCGACCCGGAAAAGGCGCCGGACCAGGCCGAGATCATCACCATCAGTTTCGAAAAGGGCGATCCGGTCGCCATCGATGGCGAACAGCTGTCGCCGGCAGCGCTTTTGACCAAGCTCAATGAGCTCGGTGGCAAGCATGGCGTCGGCAGGCTCGACCTTGTCGAAAACCGCTTCGTCGGCATGAAGTCGCGCGGCCTCTACGAGACCCCTGGCGGCACGATCCTGCTGGCGGCACACCGTGGCATCGAATCCATCACGCTCGATCGTGGCGAAGCGCATCTTAAGGATGAGCTGATGCCCAAATATGCCGAGCTGATCTATAACGGCTTCTGGTATTCGCCCGAGCGCGAAATGCTGCAGGCCCTGATCGACAAGTCGCAAACCTATGTGTCGGGCGAGGTGCAGGTGAAGCTCTACAAGGGCTCGGCCAACGTCATTTCCCGCTCCTCGCCGCACTCGCTCTACAACATGGACCTTGTGACCTTCGAAGAAGGCGCTGTGGCCTATGATCACCACGACGCGGAAGGCTTCATTCGTCTCAACGGTCTGCGCCTAAAAACCTGGGCGGCGCGTAACGCCAAGGCTCAAGGCTAA
- a CDS encoding GNAT family N-acetyltransferase: MSDFVLRPFQWSDVPAITTIYRHYVDHTAITFDTEAPGEEAIAEKYAGLKRLGHPLIIAEREGRTVGYAYASFYRPRAAYRFTCEDSIYLDPEEKGRGIGKALLTELLEQSRAFGFKQMLAVITADTANSIAIHEKFGFKRVGYYEAVGLKFDRWHDIVHLQRAL; encoded by the coding sequence ATGTCCGATTTTGTTCTTCGCCCCTTCCAGTGGTCCGACGTCCCGGCGATCACGACGATCTACCGGCACTATGTCGACCACACCGCCATTACCTTCGACACCGAAGCGCCGGGCGAGGAAGCGATCGCCGAAAAGTATGCGGGACTCAAAAGGCTCGGCCACCCGCTGATCATTGCCGAGCGCGAAGGGCGGACCGTGGGCTATGCCTATGCGAGCTTTTACCGTCCCCGGGCGGCGTACCGCTTTACCTGCGAAGACTCGATCTACCTCGATCCCGAGGAAAAGGGCCGCGGCATCGGTAAGGCGCTTCTGACCGAATTGCTGGAGCAGTCGCGCGCCTTTGGCTTCAAGCAGATGCTGGCCGTGATCACTGCCGACACCGCCAACTCGATCGCCATCCACGAAAAGTTCGGGTTCAAGCGCGTCGGCTATTACGAGGCCGTGGGACTGAAGTTCGACCGCTGGCACGACATCGTGCACCTGCAGCGCGCGCTGTAA
- a CDS encoding DUF2794 domain-containing protein, which produces MLQAPPDPSKANLSLVHVGEPQPQPARPAPPVVAFERRELMLILSVYGRKVASGDWRDYAMDFLKDRALFSIYARVSERPLFVVEKNPKLRNRQGQFMVTNQQGRVLKRGHDLAQVLRVLDPDLMVVG; this is translated from the coding sequence ATTTTGCAGGCTCCACCAGATCCATCGAAGGCTAATCTTTCCCTCGTGCATGTGGGTGAACCACAACCGCAACCAGCGCGTCCGGCGCCTCCCGTCGTCGCCTTCGAGCGCCGTGAGCTGATGCTGATCCTTTCGGTCTATGGCCGCAAGGTCGCCTCCGGCGACTGGCGCGACTATGCCATGGACTTCCTCAAGGATCGGGCGCTGTTCTCGATCTATGCTCGCGTTTCCGAACGCCCGCTTTTCGTCGTGGAGAAGAACCCCAAGCTGCGCAATCGGCAGGGCCAGTTCATGGTCACCAACCAGCAGGGCCGCGTCCTCAAACGCGGCCACGACCTCGCGCAGGTGCTGCGCGTGCTCGATCCCGATCTGATGGTGGTCGGCTAG
- the rlmN gene encoding 23S rRNA (adenine(2503)-C(2))-methyltransferase RlmN, translated as MSIALNLDHSTALRPASSARPSLIGLSKADLAQALVGHDMVGEKEGRMRASQLWNWLYVNGVTDFDRMTNVAKPVRQKLADTFILDRPEIASEQISVDGTRKWLFRFRDPQNPNMPAVEVETVYIPESDRGTLCVSSQVGCTLTCSFCHTGTQKLVRNLTAGEILGQIMMARERLGDFPGGSRPADGGLVPGGESRAITNIVMMGMGEPLYNYDNVKQALLIASAGDGMSISKRRITLSTSGVVPYIEPTGREIDVMLAISLHAVRDDLRDVLVPINKKWPIAELLDACRNYPGLSNARRITFEYVMLDGINDSDAEAKELVRLLAGIPAKINLIPFNPWPGSNYGTSPSSRIERFADIVNRAGYASPVRTPRGRDIFAACGQLKSESERLSKKDREAILAL; from the coding sequence ATGAGCATTGCGCTGAACCTTGACCATTCGACCGCCCTTCGTCCTGCCTCCTCGGCGCGGCCGTCGCTTATCGGTCTTTCCAAGGCGGACCTGGCGCAGGCGCTGGTGGGCCATGACATGGTCGGCGAAAAAGAGGGTCGGATGCGCGCCAGCCAGCTTTGGAACTGGCTTTACGTCAATGGCGTGACCGACTTCGACCGCATGACCAATGTGGCCAAACCCGTGCGTCAGAAGCTTGCTGATACCTTCATTCTCGACCGGCCCGAAATTGCGTCCGAGCAGATTTCGGTCGATGGCACCCGCAAGTGGCTGTTCCGCTTCCGCGATCCGCAAAACCCCAATATGCCGGCGGTAGAAGTCGAAACCGTCTACATCCCGGAAAGTGACCGCGGGACACTTTGTGTCTCCTCACAGGTCGGCTGCACCCTCACCTGCTCCTTCTGCCACACCGGTACGCAAAAGCTCGTCCGCAACCTGACGGCTGGCGAAATTCTCGGCCAGATCATGATGGCGCGCGAGCGTCTTGGAGATTTCCCGGGCGGTTCGCGACCCGCCGACGGTGGCCTCGTGCCAGGCGGCGAGTCTCGCGCCATCACCAATATCGTGATGATGGGCATGGGCGAGCCGCTCTACAATTACGACAACGTCAAGCAGGCGCTGCTGATCGCTTCGGCCGGCGACGGCATGTCGATTTCCAAGCGCCGCATCACGCTTTCGACCTCTGGCGTCGTGCCCTATATCGAGCCGACCGGCCGCGAGATCGACGTCATGCTCGCCATTTCGCTGCATGCCGTGCGCGACGACCTGCGCGACGTGCTGGTGCCGATCAACAAAAAATGGCCGATCGCCGAGCTTCTTGACGCCTGCCGCAATTATCCGGGTCTTTCCAACGCCCGCCGCATTACCTTCGAATATGTGATGCTCGACGGCATCAATGACAGCGATGCCGAAGCCAAGGAGCTGGTGCGCTTGCTGGCCGGCATCCCCGCCAAGATCAACCTGATTCCGTTCAACCCCTGGCCGGGGTCGAACTACGGCACCTCGCCTTCCTCGCGCATCGAGCGCTTTGCCGATATCGTTAATCGCGCCGGCTATGCCTCGCCGGTTCGTACGCCGCGTGGCCGCGACATTTTTGCCGCCTGCGGCCAGCTCAAGAGCGAGTCCGAACGCTTGAGCAAAAAGGACCGCGAGGCGATCCTGGCGCTGTGA
- a CDS encoding invasion associated locus B family protein, translating to MIHKSLSLALLLAAAAALPVQAQSARVLGDFRDWSSYAADDGSGNICFAMSRPKTTAPEPAGLGDAYLYVTDRPGEDVAGEFNVVAGYTFQTGSVATANVGGQTFALFTQGDAAWLDDAGQAANLAAAIRAGSTLVVTGTAADGTSVTQTYSLSGATAAQQAVGAEC from the coding sequence ATGATCCACAAATCGCTCAGCCTCGCACTTCTTCTTGCCGCTGCGGCAGCGCTGCCGGTCCAAGCGCAATCAGCGCGCGTACTTGGAGATTTCCGCGATTGGTCGAGCTATGCCGCCGATGACGGTTCGGGCAACATCTGCTTTGCCATGAGCCGGCCGAAAACGACCGCACCCGAACCGGCTGGCCTGGGCGACGCCTATCTTTATGTCACCGACCGGCCCGGCGAAGACGTTGCTGGCGAGTTCAATGTGGTTGCCGGCTACACCTTCCAGACCGGATCGGTCGCCACGGCCAATGTTGGCGGGCAAACCTTTGCCCTCTTCACCCAGGGCGACGCCGCCTGGCTCGACGATGCAGGGCAGGCTGCAAACCTTGCAGCTGCCATCCGCGCCGGCTCGACGCTTGTCGTCACCGGCACGGCGGCGGACGGCACCAGCGTCACCCAGACCTATTCGCTATCCGGCGCCACCGCCGCGCAGCAAGCCGTCGGCGCCGAATGCTGA
- a CDS encoding 23S rRNA (adenine(2030)-N(6))-methyltransferase RlmJ, whose protein sequence is MNYRHAFHAGNFADVVKHTILTRILAYLMRKEAAFRVIDTHAGVGIYDLFGNEAERTGEWQDGIGRLIHVKLPEPAAALLEPYLASVRARNPNGTLRYYPGSPMITRQLLREQDRLMALELHPGDAWALKKNFADDFQVRVTNLDGWAALGTHLPPKEKRGLVLVDPPFEEKGEFTRMVSSLEKAHARWPGGIYAYWYPIKEWAEVEVFVKALKATGIPKILRIELTIRPASQPARLHGTGMIVVNPPFVLEEEMRTVLPVLAEILGEEDRGRWSVSWIAGE, encoded by the coding sequence TTGAATTATCGTCACGCCTTCCACGCCGGTAATTTCGCGGACGTCGTCAAGCACACGATCCTCACCCGAATTCTTGCCTATCTCATGCGCAAGGAGGCCGCTTTCCGGGTGATCGACACCCATGCCGGTGTCGGGATCTACGACCTTTTCGGCAACGAGGCCGAACGTACGGGCGAGTGGCAGGACGGCATCGGCCGTTTGATTCACGTGAAACTTCCCGAGCCTGCCGCCGCTTTGCTCGAGCCCTATCTGGCCTCGGTGCGCGCGCGAAATCCGAATGGCACGCTGCGCTACTATCCCGGTTCGCCCATGATCACCCGGCAGCTGCTGCGCGAGCAGGACCGGCTCATGGCGCTGGAACTGCATCCGGGCGACGCCTGGGCACTCAAGAAAAACTTTGCCGACGACTTTCAGGTCCGTGTCACCAATCTCGACGGCTGGGCAGCCCTGGGCACCCATCTGCCGCCAAAGGAAAAGCGCGGACTGGTGCTGGTCGATCCACCCTTCGAGGAAAAGGGCGAGTTCACCCGCATGGTATCGAGCCTCGAGAAAGCGCATGCCCGTTGGCCCGGTGGTATCTATGCCTACTGGTACCCGATCAAAGAATGGGCCGAAGTCGAAGTCTTCGTGAAAGCGCTCAAGGCAACCGGCATTCCCAAAATCCTGCGCATCGAGCTGACCATCCGGCCTGCTTCGCAACCGGCACGGCTGCACGGCACGGGAATGATCGTCGTTAACCCGCCCTTTGTGCTGGAAGAAGAAATGCGGACGGTGCTGCCGGTGCTGGCAGAAATCCTCGGTGAGGAAGATCGCGGCCGTTGGTCGGTGAGCTGGATCGCTGGCGAGTGA
- a CDS encoding LysE family translocator, whose protein sequence is MPFVPDLPVILAFALATVILAITPGPDMALQLSRAVNYGRPHGLAAMFGAMAGIVVHTTLVAFGISVLIVAAPPLFLALKIAGALYLLWLAYGAITQGGGLRIAAAAPRVPSVRQSFATGVGINLLNPKVVLFFMTFLPQFVDAHDPGATGKLFFLGFEFVLISIPLGLVTVLAADWLAAAFKRSIWVERALNWSFAAIFTAFAATILTAQARH, encoded by the coding sequence ATGCCCTTCGTCCCCGACCTGCCCGTCATCCTCGCCTTTGCCCTGGCCACGGTGATCCTCGCCATCACCCCCGGTCCCGACATGGCGCTGCAGCTCAGCCGCGCCGTCAATTACGGACGGCCGCATGGGCTGGCGGCAATGTTCGGCGCGATGGCGGGCATAGTCGTGCACACGACGCTCGTCGCCTTCGGCATTTCGGTTCTGATCGTTGCAGCGCCGCCTTTGTTTCTGGCGCTCAAGATCGCTGGGGCGCTTTATCTCCTGTGGCTTGCCTATGGCGCAATCACGCAGGGCGGCGGTTTGCGCATTGCCGCGGCGGCGCCAAGGGTACCATCGGTGCGGCAGAGTTTTGCGACCGGGGTTGGGATCAACCTGCTTAATCCCAAGGTCGTCCTCTTCTTCATGACCTTTTTGCCCCAATTCGTGGATGCTCACGATCCGGGCGCCACCGGCAAACTGTTCTTTCTCGGCTTTGAGTTCGTCTTGATTTCGATCCCGCTCGGTCTCGTCACTGTGCTGGCTGCCGACTGGCTGGCTGCAGCCTTCAAGCGGTCGATCTGGGTCGAACGCGCACTGAACTGGAGCTTCGCCGCAATCTTCACCGCCTTCGCCGCCACCATCCTGACCGCGCAGGCTCGGCATTGA
- the thpR gene encoding RNA 2',3'-cyclic phosphodiesterase has translation MPRLFTGLEIPPDLGFALSLKRGGLTGARWIDPENYHITLRFIGDVDAQTANDVVDSLDRLSNSLRFAVRLTHLGSFGGDKPRALFAGVEPSEALSRLQSAQERVLQRAGIEPKGRRFVPHVTLARLRGTSAEELARFIAEAAMFEPLSFVPAHFVLYSSRESTGGGPYVIEETYPLSS, from the coding sequence ATGCCCCGGCTCTTTACCGGTCTTGAAATCCCACCCGATCTCGGCTTTGCCCTGTCGCTGAAGCGCGGTGGGCTGACGGGGGCGCGCTGGATCGATCCGGAAAATTACCACATCACCTTGCGCTTCATCGGCGACGTCGATGCACAGACCGCCAATGACGTGGTCGACAGCTTAGACCGGCTTTCCAACTCCCTGCGCTTTGCGGTCCGGCTCACACATCTGGGCAGTTTTGGCGGCGACAAGCCGCGGGCGCTTTTCGCCGGTGTCGAGCCGTCCGAGGCGCTTTCAAGGCTGCAATCGGCGCAGGAACGCGTGCTGCAACGCGCCGGCATCGAGCCCAAAGGCCGGCGCTTTGTGCCCCATGTGACGCTTGCCCGGCTGCGCGGCACGTCGGCCGAAGAACTTGCCCGCTTTATCGCCGAAGCGGCCATGTTCGAGCCGCTGAGCTTCGTCCCGGCCCATTTCGTCCTCTACTCGAGCCGCGAGTCCACGGGCGGCGGACCCTACGTCATCGAAGAGACCTACCCGCTCTCCTCATGA
- a CDS encoding chloramphenicol phosphotransferase CPT family protein has product MQKPGRVVILNGAPRSGKSSLAHAFQASAPGRWVIWGVDAFNKTLPPSLLPGIGLRPGGERPDLEPEVEKLYGVYFAALLAYAETGFDVVADLGLHSSYSRPFDPYILMQQRLAGPRLVVVGVLCPIDVIMARRNADPQGGFYAAGQGVPAPVALWQEAVHAGKTYDLELDTSVLSPEAGAALIGSRLAAAEID; this is encoded by the coding sequence GTGCAAAAGCCTGGGCGCGTCGTCATCCTCAATGGGGCGCCGCGCTCGGGCAAGTCGAGCCTGGCTCATGCCTTCCAGGCCAGCGCTCCAGGCCGATGGGTGATCTGGGGCGTTGACGCCTTCAACAAGACCTTGCCGCCTTCGCTGCTTCCGGGCATCGGCTTGCGGCCAGGCGGTGAACGTCCCGATCTCGAACCGGAGGTCGAAAAACTTTACGGCGTCTACTTCGCAGCGCTGCTTGCTTACGCCGAGACAGGCTTCGATGTGGTCGCGGACCTGGGGCTTCACAGCAGCTATTCACGGCCTTTCGATCCCTACATTCTGATGCAACAGAGACTGGCAGGTCCTCGGCTGGTGGTCGTGGGCGTTCTATGCCCGATCGACGTCATCATGGCGCGTCGCAATGCCGATCCGCAGGGTGGGTTCTACGCCGCCGGACAGGGCGTACCTGCGCCGGTAGCCCTCTGGCAGGAGGCAGTTCACGCCGGCAAGACCTACGATCTGGAACTCGACACGAGCGTGCTTTCGCCCGAAGCCGGGGCCGCGCTTATCGGGTCTCGCCTTGCGGCCGCCGAAATCGATTGA
- a CDS encoding amino acid transporter — protein sequence MSNKLVRNEQRKLTATYLNGVGMAVLGVGGFAPVVSMTLSGPTSSIVPVLVFGCILASIGLHLLARQILGGLEE from the coding sequence GTGAGCAACAAGCTGGTCCGAAACGAGCAGCGGAAGTTGACGGCGACGTATCTTAATGGCGTCGGCATGGCCGTACTGGGCGTTGGTGGTTTTGCGCCGGTGGTGTCGATGACGCTGAGCGGGCCGACATCGTCGATCGTTCCCGTTCTGGTGTTTGGTTGTATCTTGGCAAGTATCGGCCTACATTTGCTGGCGAGACAAATTCTAGGAGGGTTGGAAGAATGA